Below is a genomic region from Neorhizobium galegae.
TGCCGAGAAGGTCTCGCTCGACGCGGCAGAGCCGCTCGGCATTCCGGTTTTCCCTGTCGTGCCCTACGGCCTCGCTTCGTCGTTTGCGACCTTCCCCGGCACGCTGACGCTGACGCTCTCCACCTATATCGGCGTGATCCGCGACCTGATGGACAGCATCCACCGTTCCGGCTTCCGCCGCATCCTGATCGTCAACGGCCATGGCGGCAATACGCCGGCAACCGCCGTCATTTCCGAATGGCTGAACGCCCATCCAGACGCCTCGGTGAAATTCCACGACTGGTGGCGGGCGCCCAAGACCTGGGCAAAGGTGCAGGACACCGATCCCGCCGCCTCGCACGCCTCCTGGATGGAAAATTTCCCCTGGACTCGCACTACAGACCAGCGCCAGCCGACGACTTCCAAGCCGAAGGTGGATTTCGCCGGCCTTGCCCGCGTCGATGCGGCCCGCAAGCGCGCACTGCTCGGCGACGGAAACTATCACGGCCTCTACCAGCGGCCCGACGAGGACATGCTGGCGATCTGGGAGGTGGCCGTCGCGGAAACCCGCGACCTTCTCGAAAACGACTGGCACTGACGGCCCGGTTTCCTTCGGGAGACCTGGGCACCACGAAACCCGCAGAAGACGGGTCTAGGGATAAGACGGGGAACATATGTTAGGTTTCATCTTGCAACGCCTGTGGCAGGCGGCGATCGTGGTGATGGCGATGTCGGCGCTGGTCTTCTGCGGCGTCTATGCCGTCGGCAATCCCATCGACGTGCTGATCTCTCCGGATGCGACGCAGGACATCCGTGCCGCGGTGATTGCCCAGTACGGGCTCGACCAGCCGCTCTGGCGACAATATTTCGCCTTCCTCGGCCGGATCGTCGAAGGCGATTTCGGCCGCTCCCTCGTCTATAGCATCCCGGTCAGCGAACTGATCCTCACCCGCCTGCCGGCCACCCTGGAACTGACGCTGGCAGCCGTTCTATTTGCCAGCCTCGTCGGCATCCCGATCGGCATGTATGCCGGCTACCGGCCCCACAGCCTGATTTCCCGCGCGATCATGGCGATTTCGATCCTCGGGTTTTCGGTGCCGACCTTCTGGTTCGGCCTGATGCTGATCATGGTGTTTGCCGTGCAATGCGGCTGCATGCCGGCCGGCGGACGCGGCGAGACGGTCAGCCTGTTCGGCGTCGATTTCAGCTTCCTCACCGGCGACGGGTTCGCGCATCTCGTGCTGCCGGCGCTGAACCTCGCACTCTTCAAGTTCTCGCTGATGATCCGGCTCGCCCGCGCCGGCACCCGCGAACTGATGCTGAGCGACACGGTGAAATTCGCCCGCGCCGCCGGCCTGTCGGAATTCACGGTGCTGAGCCGGCATGTGCTTCGGCTGATCTCCATCCCGCTCGTCACCGTCTTCGGCCTGGAACTGGGCTCGACGCTCGCCTTTGCGGTCGTCACCGAAACCATCTTTTCTTGGCCCGGTCTCGGCAAGCTGATCATCGACAGCATCACCTCGCTCGACCGGCCGGTCATGGTCGCCTACCTGATGCTCGTCGCCTTCCTGTTCATCGTCATCAACCTGATCGTCGATCTCACCTATGCGCTGCTCGATCCGCGCCTGCGAAAGGGACGTGCCTGATGCGCGATACTCTGCTTGGCCGTTTCCTAGAGGAATTCTTCCGCAACAAGGTCGCAACCGGTGCGGCGATCGTCGTTTTCCTGATCGTCCTGACCGCGATCATCGCGCCGCTGGTCACCCCACAGGACCCCTATGACCTGACCAGCCTGGTGCTGCGCGATGCGCGGCGCGCGCCGGGTTATGTCGGCACCGGCGGCTACACCCATTGGCTCGGCACGGACTCGCAAGGCCGCGACC
It encodes:
- a CDS encoding creatininase family protein, which codes for MKIADMNWMQVAERATEDDRCILPIGSVEQHAYLSLATDMILAEKVSLDAAEPLGIPVFPVVPYGLASSFATFPGTLTLTLSTYIGVIRDLMDSIHRSGFRRILIVNGHGGNTPATAVISEWLNAHPDASVKFHDWWRAPKTWAKVQDTDPAASHASWMENFPWTRTTDQRQPTTSKPKVDFAGLARVDAARKRALLGDGNYHGLYQRPDEDMLAIWEVAVAETRDLLENDWH
- a CDS encoding ABC transporter permease; the protein is MLGFILQRLWQAAIVVMAMSALVFCGVYAVGNPIDVLISPDATQDIRAAVIAQYGLDQPLWRQYFAFLGRIVEGDFGRSLVYSIPVSELILTRLPATLELTLAAVLFASLVGIPIGMYAGYRPHSLISRAIMAISILGFSVPTFWFGLMLIMVFAVQCGCMPAGGRGETVSLFGVDFSFLTGDGFAHLVLPALNLALFKFSLMIRLARAGTRELMLSDTVKFARAAGLSEFTVLSRHVLRLISIPLVTVFGLELGSTLAFAVVTETIFSWPGLGKLIIDSITSLDRPVMVAYLMLVAFLFIVINLIVDLTYALLDPRLRKGRA